One region of Quercus lobata isolate SW786 chromosome 2, ValleyOak3.0 Primary Assembly, whole genome shotgun sequence genomic DNA includes:
- the LOC115974788 gene encoding 60S ribosomal protein L31-like codes for MVDKGSKGRKEEVVTREYTINLHKRLHGCTFKKKAPKAIKEIRKFAQKAMGTTDVRVDVKLNKHVWSRGIRSVPRRVRVRVARKRNDEEDAKEEFFSLVTVAEIPPEGLKGLGTKVIEEED; via the exons ATGGTGGACAAGGGcagcaaaggaagaaaggaagaggTTGTCACCAGAGAGTACACCATCAACCTCCACAAACGCCTTCATGGATG CACTTTCAAAAAGAAGGCTCCAAAGGCCATAAAGGAAATCAGGAAGTTTGCCCAAAAGGCTATGGGAACAACTGATGTCAGGGTGGATGTTAAGCTTAACAAGCATGTCTGGAGCCGTGGAATTCGCAGTGTGCCAAGGAGAGTTCGTGTCCGCGTTGCACGTAAGAGAAATGATGAAGAAGACGCAAAGGAGGAGTTTTTCTCACTAGTCACTGTTGCAGAGATCCCTCCAGAGGGTTTGAAGGGGTTGGGCACCAAGGTcattgaagaagaagattga